One genomic segment of Micromonospora sp. WMMC415 includes these proteins:
- the tsaE gene encoding tRNA (adenosine(37)-N6)-threonylcarbamoyltransferase complex ATPase subunit type 1 TsaE, which translates to MRVTLPTVQDTHAFGRRLAGLLRAGDLLLLTGPLGAGKTALTQGIGAGLGVRGDVTSPTFVIARVHRPDPVLGGRVALVHADAYRLGDAADPRAEIDDLDLDASVDESVTVVEWGEGLVEQLVDAHLRVRIDRRDDDTRVVDLEPVGGDWASRLAVLA; encoded by the coding sequence GTGAGGGTAACGCTGCCGACGGTGCAGGACACGCACGCGTTCGGCCGCCGGCTGGCCGGCCTGCTCCGCGCGGGTGACCTGCTGCTGCTGACCGGTCCGCTCGGCGCCGGCAAGACGGCGCTCACCCAGGGCATCGGCGCCGGGCTCGGGGTACGGGGGGACGTCACCTCGCCGACCTTCGTGATCGCCCGGGTGCACCGCCCCGACCCGGTCCTGGGCGGGCGGGTGGCGCTCGTGCACGCGGACGCGTACCGCCTGGGGGACGCGGCCGACCCGCGCGCCGAGATCGACGACCTGGACCTGGACGCCTCGGTGGACGAGTCGGTGACCGTGGTCGAGTGGGGGGAGGGCCTGGTCGAGCAGCTCGTCGACGCCCACCTGCGGGTCCGGATCGACCGCCGGGACGACGACACCCGGGTGGTGGACCTGGAGCCGGTCGGCGGCGACTGGGCGTCCCGGCTGGCCGTACTGGCCTGA
- the ung gene encoding uracil-DNA glycosylase yields MPDDVPTLDLPALLPEAWRTVLTPHLDPARTAALAGFVAREYATQTVFPPVEDLFSAYRLCAPADCRVLILGQDPYHRVGQAHGLSFSVRDGVAVPPSLRNVFKELGDDLGVPKPAGGNLSGWAAQGVLLLNAVLTVRQATPGSHANSGWEEFTDATIRALDALETRVVFLLWGGYARKKAALVTNPRHVVLEAGHPSPMNPRGFLGSRPFSAANKALADVGLPTIDWERTAG; encoded by the coding sequence ATGCCCGACGACGTTCCCACCCTGGACCTGCCGGCGTTGCTGCCGGAGGCGTGGCGCACGGTGCTCACCCCGCACCTCGACCCGGCCCGCACCGCGGCGCTCGCCGGGTTCGTCGCCCGGGAGTACGCCACGCAGACTGTCTTCCCGCCCGTCGAGGACCTGTTCTCGGCCTACCGGCTGTGCGCCCCGGCGGACTGCCGGGTGCTGATCCTCGGGCAGGACCCGTACCACCGGGTCGGGCAGGCGCACGGGCTGAGCTTCAGCGTCCGGGACGGGGTGGCCGTGCCGCCGTCGCTGCGCAACGTCTTCAAGGAGTTGGGTGACGACCTGGGTGTGCCGAAGCCGGCCGGCGGCAACCTCAGCGGCTGGGCCGCGCAGGGGGTGCTGCTGCTCAACGCGGTGTTGACGGTCCGCCAGGCCACCCCCGGCTCGCACGCGAACTCCGGTTGGGAGGAGTTCACCGACGCCACCATCCGCGCCCTCGACGCGCTGGAGACGCGGGTGGTGTTCCTGCTCTGGGGCGGGTACGCGCGCAAGAAGGCGGCCCTGGTGACCAACCCGCGGCACGTGGTGCTGGAGGCCGGCCACCCCAGCCCGATGAATCCGCGCGGGTTCCTCGGCAGCCGCCCGTTCAGCGCCGCCAACAAGGCGCTCGCCGACGTCGGCCTGCCGACGATCGACTGGGAGCGCACGGCCGGCTGA
- a CDS encoding helix-turn-helix domain-containing protein — translation MTKSSLAQQIAATLRRERTSRFLTQQALADLAGISQSALARIERGDRVPSIPLVERAFATLDLQLRVTVEQLDAHLDAQLDELAARPLADRLDDLPLDRVLERLGDLPHLLTGCTAALIQGVPVPVDGIDLAVRWRDSARFTAWLEAVYGQRWNERWGDYGGLRLEPEEPGEHRWRTRYGEIRAQMCDELPEAIEVKHRDRGYRVVPVGVLELTDPRTASLLQRWRSRAAG, via the coding sequence GTGACGAAGAGTTCCCTCGCCCAGCAGATCGCCGCGACGCTCCGCCGCGAGCGGACGTCGCGGTTCCTCACCCAGCAGGCCCTCGCCGACCTCGCCGGCATCAGCCAGAGCGCTCTGGCCCGAATCGAGCGCGGTGACCGCGTGCCCAGCATCCCGCTGGTCGAGCGGGCCTTCGCCACCCTCGATCTCCAGCTCCGCGTCACGGTGGAGCAGCTCGACGCCCACCTGGACGCCCAGCTCGACGAGCTCGCCGCGCGACCGCTGGCGGACCGGCTCGACGACCTTCCGCTGGACCGGGTCCTGGAGCGGCTCGGCGACCTGCCGCACCTCCTGACCGGCTGCACCGCGGCACTGATCCAAGGCGTGCCGGTGCCCGTGGACGGCATCGACCTCGCCGTCCGTTGGCGGGACTCAGCCCGGTTCACCGCCTGGCTCGAAGCCGTCTACGGACAGCGGTGGAACGAGCGGTGGGGCGACTACGGCGGGCTGCGCCTCGAGCCGGAGGAGCCGGGCGAACACCGCTGGCGCACCCGGTACGGGGAGATCCGCGCGCAGATGTGCGACGAGCTGCCGGAGGCCATCGAGGTGAAGCACCGCGATCGCGGCTACCGGGTGGTGCCGGTAGGGGTGCTGGAGCTGACCGACCCCCGGACAGCGTCGCTTCTGCAGCGTTGGCGCAGCCGGGCCGCTGGCTGA
- the tsaB gene encoding tRNA (adenosine(37)-N6)-threonylcarbamoyltransferase complex dimerization subunit type 1 TsaB, translated as MLVLVVDSSTPAVTAALVEVSAAGVETRAHRRTVDARAHGELLAPQVDAVLADAGARPADLTAIVAGLGPGPFTGLRVGLVTAATMGQVLGVPTYGVCSLDGIGHPAAAGEPVLAASDARRREIYWAVYDGAGQRIAGPEVSAPAVAAERARGLAVTLAVGDGAHRYAETLALPVAAEPRYPEAAVLALLAAERIRAGAPGEPLTPLYLRRPDAVAATARKPVLP; from the coding sequence GTGCTCGTACTGGTGGTGGACAGCTCGACGCCCGCGGTGACCGCCGCGCTGGTGGAGGTCTCGGCGGCCGGCGTCGAGACCCGGGCGCACCGCCGCACCGTCGACGCCCGCGCGCACGGGGAGCTGCTCGCCCCGCAGGTGGACGCGGTCCTCGCCGACGCCGGCGCGCGCCCCGCCGACCTCACCGCGATCGTCGCGGGTCTCGGCCCCGGCCCGTTCACCGGGCTGCGGGTGGGGCTGGTCACCGCCGCCACGATGGGGCAGGTGCTCGGCGTTCCCACGTACGGTGTCTGCTCGCTGGACGGGATCGGCCACCCGGCGGCCGCCGGCGAACCGGTCCTCGCCGCCAGCGACGCGCGGCGCCGGGAGATCTACTGGGCGGTCTACGACGGTGCGGGCCAGCGGATCGCCGGCCCCGAGGTGTCCGCTCCGGCGGTGGCCGCCGAGCGCGCCCGGGGCCTGGCCGTCACCCTCGCCGTGGGCGACGGCGCGCACCGGTACGCGGAGACGCTGGCCCTGCCGGTCGCGGCCGAGCCCCGCTACCCGGAGGCCGCCGTGCTGGCCCTGCTCGCGGCCGAGCGGATCCGGGCCGGCGCGCCCGGGGAACCGCTGACCCCCCTTTACCTGCGGCGGCCGGACGCGGTCGCGGCGACCGCGCGCAAGCCGGTCCTACCGTGA
- the rimI gene encoding ribosomal protein S18-alanine N-acetyltransferase, which produces MSSVRLERFRWWHIEEVLPIEADLFGAEQWSPAMFWNELANGHYYLVATDDGGAVLGYAGLATASPDEAWVQNIAVRREAQRRGVGRLLLEALLAEAARRRVRSTLLEVAADNAPAQKLYAMYGFEVIGVRRGYYQPSNTDALVMQRHEERSDG; this is translated from the coding sequence GTGAGCAGCGTGCGGCTGGAGCGGTTCCGGTGGTGGCACATCGAAGAGGTCCTGCCGATCGAGGCGGACCTCTTCGGTGCCGAGCAGTGGTCCCCGGCGATGTTCTGGAACGAGCTGGCCAACGGGCATTACTACCTGGTCGCGACCGACGACGGCGGCGCCGTGCTGGGCTACGCCGGGCTCGCGACCGCCTCGCCGGACGAGGCCTGGGTGCAGAACATCGCCGTCCGGCGGGAGGCGCAGCGCCGGGGCGTCGGGCGGCTGCTGCTGGAGGCGCTGCTGGCCGAGGCGGCACGGCGGCGCGTCCGTAGCACGCTGCTGGAGGTCGCCGCGGACAACGCCCCCGCCCAGAAGCTCTACGCGATGTACGGCTTCGAGGTGATCGGCGTACGGCGTGGCTACTACCAGCCGAGCAACACCGACGCGCTGGTCATGCAGCGGCACGAGGAGCGGAGCGATGGCTGA
- the tsaD gene encoding tRNA (adenosine(37)-N6)-threonylcarbamoyltransferase complex transferase subunit TsaD, with product MADEPLVLGIETSCDETGVGIVRGHTLLADALASSVEQHARFGGVVPEVASRAHLEAIVPTMDRALAEAGVTLADVDAIAVTAGPGLAGALLVGVAAAKGYAVAAEKPVYGVNHLAAHVAVDTLEHGPLPEPAVALLVSGGHSSLLLVDDLARGVTPLGATIDDAAGEAFDKVARLLGLPFPGGPYIDREAGAGDPGAIGFPRGLTAAKDLVAHRYDFSFSGLKTAVARWVEARQRAGEPVPVADVAASFQEAVCDVLVGKALDACRANGVETLVIGGGVAANSRLRAMAGERAAKQGVRVRMPRPKLCTDNGAMVAALGSHLVASGVAPSRLDLPADSAMPLTTVSV from the coding sequence ATGGCTGACGAACCCCTGGTCCTCGGGATCGAGACCTCCTGCGACGAGACCGGGGTCGGCATCGTCCGCGGGCACACCCTGCTCGCCGACGCGCTCGCCAGCAGTGTCGAGCAGCACGCCCGGTTCGGCGGCGTGGTCCCCGAGGTGGCCAGCCGGGCGCACCTGGAGGCGATCGTGCCCACGATGGACCGGGCGCTGGCCGAGGCGGGGGTGACGCTCGCCGACGTCGACGCCATCGCGGTCACCGCCGGGCCCGGGCTGGCCGGCGCGCTGCTGGTCGGCGTCGCCGCCGCCAAGGGGTACGCGGTCGCCGCCGAGAAGCCGGTGTACGGCGTCAACCACCTCGCCGCGCACGTCGCCGTGGACACCCTGGAGCACGGGCCGCTGCCCGAGCCGGCGGTCGCCCTGCTGGTGTCCGGCGGGCACTCGTCCCTGCTGCTGGTCGACGACCTCGCGCGTGGGGTGACCCCGCTCGGCGCGACGATCGACGACGCGGCCGGCGAGGCGTTCGACAAGGTGGCCCGGCTGCTCGGCCTGCCCTTCCCCGGCGGCCCGTACATCGACCGGGAGGCCGGGGCGGGTGACCCGGGCGCCATCGGCTTCCCGCGCGGGCTGACCGCCGCGAAGGACCTGGTGGCGCACCGGTACGACTTCTCGTTCTCCGGGCTGAAGACCGCGGTGGCCCGCTGGGTCGAGGCGCGGCAGCGGGCCGGCGAGCCGGTCCCGGTGGCCGACGTGGCCGCGTCCTTCCAGGAGGCGGTCTGCGACGTGCTGGTGGGGAAGGCGCTCGATGCCTGCCGGGCCAACGGGGTGGAGACCCTGGTGATCGGTGGGGGAGTCGCGGCCAACTCGCGGCTGCGGGCGATGGCCGGGGAGCGCGCGGCGAAACAGGGCGTCCGGGTGCGGATGCCGCGGCCGAAGCTGTGCACCGACAACGGCGCGATGGTCGCCGCGCTCGGCTCGCACCTGGTCGCCTCCGGTGTCGCGCCGAGCCGGCTGGACCTTCCGGCGGATTCGGCGATGCCGCTGACCACGGTCAGCGTGTGA
- a CDS encoding copper resistance CopC/CopD family protein, with protein MTRTRESPPGRIRAGILLGLVLACLCLTVLPASPAAAHAVVVATTPQRDEVVGYAPREVVVTFSEPVAPVPGRIQVLAPDGRRISVGEPEVRGATLRVRVRVPDRPLGTYLVSYRVISADSHPVAGSFTYSAGAPSSTPPQPGPEDASPGGLLVPAAKYLGYLGLVAAVGPTLLAATMWPRRRSRRGALVVAWTGLGLVAVAAAATWVGQAAEAVGVPVGELSLADLQAVGTGAVAVVYAVRLALLGVGATLLPAVVGGTAGRPRTALLAVVGLAAAATWPLAGHPVAAPLPPVSIALVTIHLAAVTVWLGGLLTLTAFLLRRTHPRVLARILPAWSRCATVAVCWLVITGVGQAAIELGRPSALLGSAYGRLLCAKAALLAAVLAVAAWQRHLVRRRVAAGRPRWVARAAGVELAATAVVLALTAVLVQTPPGRTAGTEAAGATREGVARSVSTDLLTVQFDVYPAQAGALNSLHAYVYTPAAKPLPVVEWRVTAALPAAGVEPIAVPVDTPEPHHASAALRFPVPGEWTLRITARVSDIDQSTVTATVPVR; from the coding sequence ATGACACGCACCAGGGAATCCCCGCCCGGACGCATCCGGGCGGGGATTCTCCTCGGGCTCGTCCTGGCCTGCCTGTGCCTCACCGTGCTCCCGGCGAGTCCGGCGGCCGCGCACGCCGTCGTGGTCGCCACGACCCCGCAGCGCGACGAGGTCGTCGGCTACGCGCCCCGGGAGGTGGTGGTCACCTTCAGCGAGCCGGTGGCGCCGGTCCCCGGCCGGATCCAGGTGCTCGCCCCGGACGGCCGGCGGATCAGCGTCGGCGAACCGGAGGTACGCGGGGCGACGCTCCGCGTCCGCGTCCGGGTCCCGGACCGGCCGCTCGGCACCTACCTGGTCAGCTACCGGGTCATCTCGGCGGACAGCCACCCGGTCGCCGGCAGCTTCACCTACTCCGCCGGGGCACCCTCCAGCACCCCGCCGCAGCCGGGGCCGGAGGACGCGTCGCCCGGCGGCCTGCTGGTGCCGGCGGCCAAGTACCTCGGATACCTGGGCCTGGTCGCGGCGGTCGGCCCGACCCTGCTGGCGGCCACGATGTGGCCCCGCCGGCGCTCCCGGCGCGGTGCCCTCGTCGTGGCGTGGACGGGGCTCGGGCTGGTCGCCGTCGCCGCGGCCGCCACCTGGGTCGGGCAGGCCGCCGAGGCGGTCGGCGTGCCGGTCGGCGAGTTGTCCCTCGCGGACCTCCAGGCGGTCGGCACCGGCGCGGTGGCGGTGGTGTACGCCGTCCGGCTGGCACTGCTCGGGGTCGGCGCCACGCTGCTGCCCGCCGTCGTCGGGGGCACCGCCGGCCGTCCACGCACCGCGCTGCTGGCGGTGGTGGGGCTGGCCGCGGCGGCGACCTGGCCGCTCGCCGGGCACCCCGTCGCCGCTCCGCTGCCACCGGTGAGCATCGCCCTGGTCACCATCCACCTCGCCGCGGTGACCGTCTGGTTGGGCGGGCTGCTCACCCTCACGGCGTTCCTGCTGCGCCGGACCCACCCCCGGGTCCTCGCCCGGATCCTGCCGGCCTGGTCGAGGTGCGCCACCGTGGCGGTGTGCTGGCTGGTCATCACCGGCGTCGGTCAGGCGGCGATCGAACTCGGCCGGCCGTCGGCGCTGCTGGGCAGCGCGTACGGCCGGCTGCTCTGCGCGAAGGCCGCCCTGCTGGCCGCCGTCCTCGCCGTGGCCGCCTGGCAGCGGCACCTCGTCCGGCGGCGGGTCGCCGCCGGCCGCCCCCGCTGGGTCGCCCGCGCGGCCGGTGTCGAACTCGCGGCGACCGCGGTCGTGCTCGCCCTCACCGCGGTGCTCGTGCAGACCCCGCCGGGGCGCACCGCCGGGACGGAGGCGGCCGGGGCGACCCGGGAGGGCGTCGCGCGGTCCGTCAGCACCGACCTGCTCACCGTGCAGTTCGACGTGTACCCCGCCCAGGCCGGCGCGCTGAACAGCCTGCACGCCTACGTCTACACCCCCGCCGCGAAGCCGCTGCCGGTCGTCGAGTGGAGGGTCACCGCCGCGCTCCCGGCCGCCGGTGTCGAGCCGATCGCCGTCCCGGTCGACACACCGGAGCCGCACCACGCCAGCGCCGCACTCCGCTTCCCGGTCCCCGGCGAGTGGACTCTCCGGATCACCGCCCGGGTCTCCGACATCGACCAGTCCACCGTCACCGCGACGGTGCCCGTCCGCTGA
- a CDS encoding DUF4142 domain-containing protein, with product MAPRRSARRQGHRTRRLAVLLIAFAAGLGVLPGAALAAPAGQQLNAADAALLAGVRLAGLWEMPAGQMAAEKGRSPRVREIGAEIAKQHEELDRLTVEAANKLGAIIPTDPTPEQKGWLTEMKNARGTQFDQIFVTRLRVAHGNIFPVIGAVRATTRDPIIRELAEAANTFVNNHMQMLESTGLVRWAELPPAALPAPGEDGLLAAASANTAPQFGVSSALVWLVFLAALGTGGVATWRMLRRT from the coding sequence ATGGCACCGCGCAGATCCGCCCGTCGCCAGGGCCACCGGACCCGTCGTTTGGCGGTCCTGCTCATCGCGTTCGCCGCCGGGCTCGGGGTGCTGCCCGGCGCGGCCCTCGCCGCCCCGGCCGGCCAGCAGCTCAACGCCGCCGACGCCGCACTGCTGGCCGGTGTCCGGCTGGCCGGGCTGTGGGAGATGCCCGCCGGCCAGATGGCCGCCGAGAAGGGACGGTCGCCGCGGGTGCGGGAGATCGGCGCGGAGATCGCCAAGCAGCACGAGGAGCTGGACCGGCTGACCGTGGAGGCCGCGAACAAGCTCGGCGCGATCATCCCGACCGACCCGACCCCGGAGCAGAAGGGGTGGCTGACGGAGATGAAGAACGCGCGTGGGACGCAGTTCGACCAGATCTTCGTCACCCGGCTGCGGGTGGCCCACGGCAACATCTTTCCGGTGATCGGCGCGGTGCGGGCCACCACCCGCGACCCGATCATCCGGGAACTGGCCGAGGCGGCGAACACGTTCGTCAACAACCACATGCAGATGCTGGAGAGCACCGGGCTGGTCCGCTGGGCGGAGCTGCCGCCGGCCGCGCTGCCCGCGCCGGGTGAGGACGGTCTGCTCGCGGCGGCGTCGGCCAACACGGCACCCCAGTTCGGGGTCAGCAGCGCGCTGGTCTGGCTGGTCTTCCTCGCCGCCCTCGGCACCGGCGGCGTCGCCACCTGGCGGATGCTCCGCCGCACCTGA
- a CDS encoding ROK family protein — MRVGPSQDEIRRQNLGALLRHVHLHGATSRAELTTALGLNRSTIGALTTDLAAAGLVSEGAPKETGRAGRPSLVVRPESARVHAYAYSIEVDRLRAARVGLGGEVLDRRELERPPGLTAAEAAPLLAGAGKEMQQTVSADAICVGAGVAVCGMVRRDDGLVRLGPTTGWVDEPIGAAIGAELGPDLPVSVGNVADVAAFAEHARGAAAGCDNVIYLYGDVGVGAGIIAGGRRLTGHGGYSGEVGHMVVVRDGARCECGSRGCWETEIGEHGLLRAAGRSDARGREALLAVFDAADRGDARAQTAVRQAGDWLGFGVANLVNIFNPEMVIFGGTMRDLYLAAAAQVRSRLNSIALPACLEHVRLRTPKLGEDAPLIGAAELAFERLLADPLDVG, encoded by the coding sequence ATGCGCGTAGGACCGAGCCAGGACGAGATCCGCCGGCAGAACCTCGGGGCGCTGCTGCGCCACGTCCACCTGCACGGGGCGACGTCACGGGCGGAACTCACCACCGCGCTCGGGTTGAACCGCAGCACCATCGGCGCACTCACCACCGACCTCGCCGCGGCCGGACTGGTGAGCGAGGGGGCGCCGAAGGAAACCGGCCGGGCCGGACGACCGTCGCTGGTCGTCCGGCCCGAGTCGGCCCGGGTGCACGCGTACGCGTACTCCATCGAGGTGGACCGGCTGCGGGCCGCCCGGGTCGGTCTGGGCGGGGAGGTGCTCGACCGCCGGGAGCTGGAGCGGCCCCCCGGCCTCACCGCCGCGGAGGCCGCCCCGCTGCTGGCCGGGGCGGGCAAGGAGATGCAGCAGACCGTGTCCGCGGACGCGATCTGCGTCGGCGCGGGCGTCGCCGTCTGTGGGATGGTCCGCCGCGACGACGGCCTGGTCCGGCTCGGCCCGACGACGGGCTGGGTGGACGAGCCGATCGGCGCGGCGATCGGCGCGGAGCTGGGCCCGGACCTGCCGGTCAGCGTGGGCAACGTGGCCGACGTGGCGGCCTTCGCGGAGCACGCCCGGGGCGCGGCGGCCGGCTGCGACAACGTCATCTACCTGTACGGCGACGTCGGCGTCGGCGCCGGCATCATCGCCGGCGGACGGCGGCTGACCGGGCACGGGGGCTACAGCGGCGAGGTCGGGCACATGGTCGTGGTACGCGACGGCGCCCGCTGCGAGTGCGGGTCCCGCGGCTGCTGGGAGACCGAGATCGGCGAGCACGGCCTGCTCCGCGCGGCCGGCCGCTCGGACGCGCGCGGCCGCGAGGCGTTGCTGGCCGTCTTCGACGCCGCCGACCGGGGGGACGCCCGCGCCCAGACGGCGGTACGGCAGGCCGGCGACTGGCTCGGCTTCGGCGTCGCCAACCTCGTCAACATCTTCAACCCGGAGATGGTCATCTTCGGCGGCACCATGCGGGACCTCTACCTGGCCGCTGCGGCCCAGGTGCGCAGCCGTCTCAACTCGATCGCGCTGCCGGCCTGCCTGGAGCACGTCCGGCTGCGAACCCCGAAGCTCGGTGAGGACGCCCCGCTGATCGGCGCCGCCGAGCTGGCCTTCGAACGCCTCCTCGCCGACCCGCTCGACGTCGGCTGA
- a CDS encoding sugar ABC transporter permease → MTTTAVREEGPAAVTAAPTVASHVRNYLARVRGGDLGSLPAVTGLVVLCVVFAIVRPVFLSAGNFANLFTQGAAVTAIAMGLIFVLLLGEIDLSAGFASGVCAAILANVVTVLGYPWYVAVLAALATGLVIGLTLGFLVAKVGIPSFVVTLAGFLAFQGVVLLLMKEGTNISIGDEVIIAIENRWVPPLIGWALFAVAVAGYAAAQLLQHHNRTARGLVTDPALVVFGRIAALALILGFAVYVLNQERSINPLISSNKGMPIVVPILATLLVFWTFVLNRTAYGRHLYAVGGNREAARRAGINVDRIRISAFVICSTMAAIGGIIAASKDRSVDPNTGGSNVLLYAVGAAVIGGTSLFGGKGRMINAVLGGAVVAVIINGMGLLNLSAGLKYVFTGAVLLLAAGVDALSRRRSAATGTR, encoded by the coding sequence ATGACCACCACCGCAGTACGCGAGGAGGGCCCGGCCGCCGTCACAGCGGCGCCCACCGTCGCCAGTCACGTCCGCAACTACCTGGCCCGGGTCCGCGGCGGTGACCTCGGCTCGCTGCCGGCCGTCACCGGCCTGGTCGTCCTCTGTGTCGTCTTCGCGATCGTGCGGCCGGTCTTCCTCTCCGCCGGAAACTTCGCCAACCTGTTCACCCAGGGCGCGGCGGTCACGGCGATCGCGATGGGCCTGATCTTCGTCCTGCTGCTCGGCGAGATCGACCTCTCCGCCGGCTTCGCCAGCGGCGTCTGCGCGGCGATCCTCGCCAACGTGGTGACCGTGCTGGGCTACCCGTGGTACGTCGCGGTGCTCGCCGCGCTCGCCACCGGCCTGGTCATCGGCCTGACCCTCGGCTTCCTGGTGGCGAAGGTCGGCATCCCGTCCTTCGTGGTCACCCTCGCCGGCTTCCTCGCCTTCCAGGGCGTGGTGCTGCTGCTGATGAAGGAGGGCACCAACATCTCGATCGGCGACGAGGTGATCATCGCGATCGAGAACCGGTGGGTGCCCCCGCTGATCGGCTGGGCGCTCTTCGCGGTCGCGGTCGCCGGGTACGCGGCGGCGCAGCTGCTCCAGCACCACAACCGCACGGCGCGTGGCCTGGTCACCGACCCGGCCCTGGTGGTCTTCGGCCGGATCGCGGCGCTCGCGCTCATCCTCGGCTTCGCCGTGTACGTGCTCAACCAGGAGCGCAGCATCAACCCGCTGATCAGCTCCAACAAGGGCATGCCGATCGTGGTGCCGATCCTGGCCACGCTGTTGGTCTTCTGGACGTTCGTGCTCAACCGCACGGCGTACGGCCGGCACCTGTACGCGGTCGGCGGCAACCGCGAGGCCGCCCGGCGGGCCGGCATCAACGTCGACCGCATCCGGATCTCCGCGTTCGTCATCTGCTCCACCATGGCCGCGATCGGCGGCATCATCGCCGCCAGCAAGGACAGGTCGGTCGACCCGAACACCGGTGGCAGTAACGTGCTGCTCTACGCGGTCGGCGCAGCGGTCATCGGCGGTACGAGCCTCTTCGGCGGCAAGGGTCGCATGATCAACGCGGTGCTCGGCGGCGCCGTGGTCGCGGTCATCATCAACGGCATGGGCCTGCTCAACCTCAGCGCCGGTCTGAAGTACGTCTTCACCGGCGCGGTTCTGCTGCTCGCGGCCGGTGTGGACGCGCTGTCCCGGCGCCGGTCCGCCGCCACCGGCACCCGCTGA
- a CDS encoding ATP-binding cassette domain-containing protein, whose translation MSATPLLELRGIDKSFGPVQVLRDVAFSAYPGEVTALVGDNGAGKSTLVKCISGIYPTDAGEFLFDGRPVTINSPRDAAAFGIEVVYQDLALCDNLDIVQNMFLGREKRSGIVLDEPTMEQMAAETLAGLSVRTVKSLRQHVSSLSGGQRQTVAIAKAVLWNSRVVILDEPTAALGVAQTAQVLELVRRLADNGLAVVLISHNMNDVFAVSDRIAALYLGQMVAQVKTTDITHAQVVELITAGRSGALGLGNGQHDNGGEPATTPGAVR comes from the coding sequence GTGTCCGCGACCCCCCTGCTGGAGCTACGCGGGATCGACAAGAGCTTCGGTCCCGTCCAGGTCCTGCGCGACGTCGCCTTCTCCGCCTACCCCGGCGAGGTGACCGCGCTGGTCGGCGACAACGGCGCCGGCAAGTCCACCCTGGTCAAGTGCATCAGCGGCATCTACCCGACCGACGCCGGTGAGTTCCTCTTCGACGGCCGGCCGGTGACCATCAACAGCCCGCGCGACGCCGCCGCGTTCGGCATCGAGGTCGTCTACCAGGACCTCGCGCTCTGCGACAACCTCGACATCGTGCAGAACATGTTCCTCGGCCGGGAGAAGCGCAGCGGCATCGTGCTGGACGAGCCGACCATGGAGCAGATGGCCGCGGAGACGCTCGCCGGTCTGTCGGTACGCACGGTGAAGTCGCTGCGTCAGCACGTCTCCAGCCTGTCGGGAGGCCAGCGCCAGACGGTGGCCATCGCCAAGGCGGTGCTCTGGAACAGCAGGGTGGTCATCCTCGACGAGCCCACCGCCGCGCTCGGCGTCGCGCAGACCGCGCAGGTGCTCGAACTGGTCCGCCGGCTGGCCGACAACGGCCTGGCCGTGGTGCTCATCTCGCACAACATGAACGACGTCTTCGCCGTCTCCGACCGCATCGCCGCGCTCTACCTCGGCCAGATGGTCGCGCAGGTGAAGACCACCGACATCACCCACGCCCAGGTGGTCGAGCTGATCACCGCCGGCCGGTCCGGCGCGCTCGGCCTCGGCAACGGGCAGCACGACAACGGCGGGGAGCCCGCCACCACCCCGGGAGCCGTCCGATGA